In Providencia sneebia DSM 19967, one DNA window encodes the following:
- a CDS encoding DUF4222 domain-containing protein, producing MRNPQPNEFYTHQNGDTVKVLSVQFNRITFIRVGYFCPVVMSANQFSKEYTYSGRA from the coding sequence ATGCGTAACCCTCAACCTAATGAGTTCTACACTCATCAAAATGGCGACACGGTGAAAGTGTTATCGGTGCAATTTAACCGCATCACCTTTATTCGCGTGGGGTATTTCTGCCCTGTCGTTATGTCTGCAAACCAGTTCAGCAAAGAATACACCTATTCAGGGAGGGCTTAA
- a CDS encoding antA/AntB antirepressor family protein: MPLILVIPTSPNGTFIGWSTPSGPATSHGGFWIRLIPVIYNNINGKEIQTVSSRKLYSFLKVGRDYTSWIKGRIKQYGFIEGSDYFIVENLSSPKRGSTKFRQQMSMITLLASTWVKSYLWLSVTTKES, translated from the coding sequence GTGCCGTTGATTTTGGTGATACCGACTTCCCCAAACGGCACTTTTATCGGTTGGTCAACTCCATCTGGTCCCGCCACATCACACGGCGGATTTTGGATAAGATTAATTCCAGTTATTTATAACAATATTAACGGTAAAGAAATACAAACTGTAAGCAGCCGCAAATTATACTCATTCCTGAAAGTTGGGCGTGATTATACAAGTTGGATTAAAGGGCGAATTAAACAATATGGTTTTATTGAAGGATCGGATTATTTCATTGTTGAAAATTTGAGCTCACCAAAACGGGGGAGCACAAAATTTAGACAGCAGATGAGCATGATTACATTGTTAGCCTCAACATGGGTAAAGAGTTATCTATGGTTGAGCGTAACGACCAAGGAAAGCTAG
- a CDS encoding fimbrial protein, translating to MAGPDGVDQPIKVPFGEVGITKINGTNYQQDFTLTLSCGTGLGNAVALYLEYRGMNAPFDNNALQTNQAGLGIRLYHQGVIIPPNSGTPITMSDGDTATLPLYAVPVKDPSPSATLYEGDFTATASVEMNYP from the coding sequence GTGGCGGGACCAGATGGAGTTGACCAACCGATAAAAGTGCCGTTTGGGGAAGTCGGTATCACCAAAATCAACGGCACCAATTACCAACAAGATTTTACCTTAACGCTCAGTTGCGGGACAGGGTTGGGCAATGCGGTGGCGCTGTATTTGGAATACCGCGGCATGAATGCCCCGTTTGATAATAATGCGTTGCAAACAAACCAAGCGGGTCTTGGCATTCGCTTATACCACCAAGGGGTCATTATCCCGCCGAACAGTGGTACGCCGATAACCATGTCGGATGGCGATACGGCGACATTACCGTTGTATGCCGTGCCGGTGAAAGACCCGAGTCCTTCCGCGACGTTGTATGAAGGGGACTTTACGGCGACGGCCAGTGTGGAGATGAACTACCCATGA
- a CDS encoding fimbrial protein: protein MIALPCTINPLFENFGVDMGTIVAKELYLHQRTTGKQFDFELEDCDTSLGNWITATLTGNSNAQGLLNFDAGSERAGADIGIETMNGMQLPINPAEPYPAHAIQDGTTTIRLKAYVQGNSEAIASQSITPGFFTATLTYTLGYE, encoded by the coding sequence TTGATTGCGTTGCCATGCACCATTAATCCGCTGTTTGAAAACTTCGGGGTTGATATGGGCACGATTGTGGCCAAGGAGTTGTATTTGCATCAACGCACCACGGGCAAACAGTTTGATTTTGAGTTGGAAGATTGTGATACCTCGTTGGGCAATTGGATCACCGCAACCTTGACGGGAAACAGCAATGCTCAAGGGTTACTCAATTTTGATGCGGGCAGTGAGCGGGCGGGGGCGGATATTGGCATTGAGACCATGAATGGGATGCAATTACCGATTAAYCCGGCWGAGCCGTATCCCGCRCATGCAATACAAGACGGCACAACGACCATCCGATTGAAAGCGTATGTGCAAGGAAACAGTGAGGCAATAGCGAGTCAATCGATAACGCCAGGGTTTTTTACGGCGACGCTGACCTATACCTTGGGGTATGAGTGA
- the flhD gene encoding flagellar transcriptional regulator FlhD, whose product MSSTNDFLKHIYDINLSYLLLAQKLIAQEKASAMFRLGISDAMATTLAALSLPQLVKLAETNQLICQFRFQNSNTIETLTRDSRVDELQQIHTGILLSTHLLQMNKASDDEIERKR is encoded by the coding sequence ATGAGCTCAACGAATGATTTTCTGAAGCATATATATGATATTAATCTTTCATATTTACTACTCGCTCAAAAATTGATTGCTCAAGAAAAAGCATCAGCCATGTTTCGACTTGGTATTTCTGATGCTATGGCAACGACGCTAGCTGCTCTATCTTTACCACAATTAGTTAAGTTGGCAGAAACGAATCAACTTATTTGTCAATTTAGATTTCAAAATAGTAACACGATAGAGACCTTAACGCGTGACTCAAGGGTAGATGAATTACAGCAAATTCATACGGGGATTTTATTATCAACACATTTATTGCAAATGAATAAAGCAAGCGATGATGAAATAGAGAGAAAAAGATGA
- the flhC gene encoding flagellar transcriptional regulator FlhC, whose translation MSSLAEKSIIKEASDICLAMELISLGARLQMLESETRISRGRLIRLYKELRGCPPPKGMLTFSTDWFMTWKHNIHSSMFYNAYQFLINTGYCVGIDAILKAYKLYIEQCIPGGNEEPLLALTRAWTLVRFVDSGMLQSSICCGCEGFFITYAHIPQNSFTCSLCNPPSRAIKKRKLSEHLADITLYRHDGITKAVM comes from the coding sequence ATGAGTAGCTTAGCTGAAAAAAGTATTATTAAAGAAGCTAGTGATATCTGTCTTGCGATGGAATTAATTTCTCTAGGAGCTCGTCTTCAAATGTTGGAAAGTGAAACACGAATTAGTCGAGGAAGATTAATTCGTTTATATAAAGAATTGAGAGGGTGTCCACCGCCAAAAGGAATGTTAACATTTTCAACGGATTGGTTTATGACCTGGAAACATAATATTCATTCATCTATGTTTTATAATGCTTACCAGTTCTTAATCAATACTGGATATTGTGTTGGTATTGATGCTATTTTAAAAGCATATAAACTTTATATTGAACAATGTATTCCTGGTGGTAATGAAGAACCATTATTAGCATTAACTCGAGCATGGACTTTAGTTCGATTTGTTGATAGCGGTATGTTGCAAAGTTCTATATGTTGTGGTTGTGAAGGTTTTTTTATTACTTATGCCCATATTCCTCAAAATAGTTTTACTTGTAGTTTGTGCAACCCCCCATCTCGTGCAATAAAAAAACGTAAACTTTCCGAGCATCTAGCCGATATTACGCTATATCGTCATGATGGCATTACTAAAGCGGTAATGTAA
- the motA gene encoding flagellar motor stator protein MotA, which yields MLILIGYMIIVGAVLGGYLMVGGYLGALYQPGEFLIILGAGFGAFIVGNSGKSIIALGKILPYLFHRSSYNKLMYMDLMALLFQLLNKVRQDGLLTLEKEIENPRISTIFLQYPRILKDKTILTFVIDYLRIMVSNNLQCHEIEVLMDEELETFRQESEVPALSLNQIGDSMPAFGIVAAVLGMVNALGSADRPAAELGGLIAHAMVGTLLGILIAYGFILPLVALIRLRSSEQLKMQECIKVTFLSALQGYAPQIAVEFGRKILYSSDRPSFLELENKVREVRKSSSTQKEK from the coding sequence GTGTTAATACTTATAGGATATATGATTATTGTAGGAGCCGTTCTTGGGGGATATTTAATGGTAGGAGGTTATCTTGGTGCACTTTATCAACCAGGTGAGTTTCTTATTATTTTAGGAGCAGGCTTTGGAGCATTTATTGTTGGAAATAGTGGTAAATCAATTATCGCATTAGGCAAAATTCTTCCCTATTTATTTCATCGATCATCTTATAACAAATTAATGTATATGGATCTCATGGCGTTATTATTTCAATTATTGAATAAGGTACGTCAAGATGGATTATTGACTCTCGAAAAAGAGATTGAAAATCCACGAATAAGCACTATTTTCTTGCAATATCCTCGAATATTAAAGGATAAGACTATCTTAACTTTTGTTATTGATTATTTACGTATTATGGTAAGCAATAATCTTCAATGTCATGAAATTGAAGTATTAATGGATGAAGAATTAGAAACATTTCGTCAGGAAAGTGAAGTTCCAGCATTAAGCCTTAATCAGATTGGAGATTCAATGCCTGCTTTTGGTATTGTTGCCGCTGTTTTGGGAATGGTTAATGCATTAGGTTCGGCAGATCGGCCAGCAGCAGAATTAGGCGGCTTAATTGCTCATGCAATGGTGGGAACCTTACTTGGGATATTAATTGCATATGGTTTTATTCTCCCATTAGTTGCTTTGATTCGCTTGCGAAGTAGTGAACAGTTAAAAATGCAAGAATGTATCAAGGTAACCTTTCTCTCTGCATTACAAGGATACGCGCCACAAATAGCAGTAGAGTTTGGCCGAAAAATTCTCTATAGCTCAGATCGCCCCTCTTTTCTTGAATTAGAAAATAAAGTTCGTGAAGTGAGAAAGTCTTCATCTACACAGAAAGAGAAATAA
- the motB gene encoding flagellar motor protein MotB, whose product MKVNPESIIRIRKRVGRHSHYHSGSWKIAYADFMTAMMAFFLVMWLISISSPQQLTQLAEYFRTPLRTAINSGSQSGDSINPTPAAGKDIIFRDSRTLVEINDHKSKQKKYHFERLKKSLNQAILSDPRLNRLKPHLFIDIVDEGLRLQIVDSVNRPMFMIGSAQVEPYMRDILHAIAPLLNAVPNKISLSGHTDDLPYINEKNYSNWELSVDRANTSRRELIIGGLNPQKILRVVGMASSVHLDKNNGLSPINRRISIIVLSDIEEKQLLHEFENEVLLNEISGSRSIE is encoded by the coding sequence ATGAAAGTAAATCCTGAAAGCATAATTCGTATTAGAAAGCGCGTTGGTCGCCATAGCCACTATCATTCTGGTTCTTGGAAAATAGCTTATGCTGATTTTATGACAGCAATGATGGCTTTTTTTTTAGTTATGTGGCTTATTTCAATCTCTAGCCCACAACAATTAACACAATTAGCAGAATATTTTCGAACTCCATTAAGAACTGCTATTAATTCGGGTAGCCAAAGTGGTGATTCGATTAACCCAACCCCTGCCGCTGGAAAAGATATTATTTTTCGAGATAGTAGAACTTTAGTTGAAATAAACGATCATAAAAGTAAACAGAAAAAGTATCATTTCGAAAGATTAAAAAAATCTTTAAATCAAGCAATCTTATCTGATCCGCGCTTAAATCGGTTAAAGCCACATTTATTTATTGATATTGTGGATGAAGGGTTGCGTCTTCAAATAGTTGATAGTGTAAATCGTCCTATGTTTATGATCGGGTCAGCCCAAGTTGAGCCTTATATGCGGGATATTTTACATGCTATAGCACCGCTTCTTAATGCTGTACCAAATAAAATAAGCCTTTCGGGTCATACAGATGATTTACCTTATATAAATGAGAAAAATTACAGTAATTGGGAATTATCAGTAGATAGAGCAAATACATCACGACGTGAATTGATTATTGGAGGATTAAACCCTCAAAAAATTCTGAGGGTGGTGGGGATGGCCTCAAGTGTTCATCTAGATAAGAATAATGGTTTATCGCCAATTAACAGGCGTATTAGTATTATAGTGCTGAGTGATATTGAAGAAAAACAACTGTTGCATGAATTTGAAAATGAAGTACTGCTAAATGAAATATCAGGAAGTCGCAGTATTGAATAA
- the flhA gene encoding flagellar biosynthesis protein FlhA, producing MVNLATLLKIPKNVQSTQWQILAGPILILLILSMMVLPLPAFILDLLFTFNIALSIMVLLVAMFTKRTLDFAAFPTILLFATLLRLSLNVASTRIILLDGHNGSAAAGRVVEAFGHFLVGGNFAIGIVVFIILVLINFMVITKGAGRIAEVGARFVLDGMPGKQMAIDADLNAGIINENEAKKRRVEVTQEADFYGSMDGASKFVRGDAIAGIMIMVINVVGGLIIGVGQHDLTLGDATSAYTLLTIGDGLVAQIPALIISTAAGVIVTRVATDEDVGEQMVSQLFNNPRVMWLSAGVLGLIGLIPGMPNFVFLLFTAVLAGLGWYLLQKTQYSNNLSAEVQENVFQEANKMVEATWEDVQLEDVLAMEVGYRLIPLVDNDQQGELLGRIRGLRKKFAKDIGYLPPVIHICDNLELSPCEYRILIKGAEVGRGEVQPERMLAIDPGNAIGTLDGDMTNEPTFGLPAIWIDEDYLEQAQTQGYTVVSASTAIATHFNQILLKNSSILFGRQEAQMLYERVKKELPKLSDDLIPDIISLSTLHRVLQNLLNEDIPIRDMRTILETLIEMVGENGENKQIDYLTAQVRIALGRSITQQLFGNEQEYQVIGLDTCLETILLQATKNGGAIEPNLANLIQVQIEEAISHQETICASVVLVVHHELRLLLSRFLRRTLPQLAVISYLELNSHCKIKITSLIKGE from the coding sequence ATGGTTAATTTGGCGACATTACTAAAAATACCAAAAAATGTACAAAGTACACAATGGCAAATTCTTGCAGGACCCATTCTAATTCTACTTATATTATCAATGATGGTATTGCCGTTACCGGCATTTATTTTAGATTTACTTTTTACCTTTAATATTGCGTTATCCATCATGGTGTTATTGGTTGCTATGTTTACTAAGCGAACGCTTGATTTTGCAGCTTTCCCGACCATTTTACTTTTTGCTACTTTATTACGCTTGTCGCTAAACGTTGCATCTACCCGAATTATTTTACTTGATGGGCATAATGGATCAGCAGCGGCAGGGAGAGTTGTTGAAGCATTTGGTCATTTTCTTGTGGGGGGGAACTTTGCAATTGGCATTGTGGTTTTTATCATTTTAGTTTTGATTAATTTTATGGTCATTACCAAAGGGGCGGGCCGTATAGCTGAAGTAGGGGCTCGATTTGTATTAGATGGTATGCCAGGCAAGCAAATGGCGATTGATGCAGATTTGAATGCTGGAATCATTAATGAAAATGAAGCTAAAAAAAGACGAGTTGAAGTCACTCAAGAAGCTGATTTTTATGGCTCTATGGATGGTGCAAGTAAATTTGTTCGTGGCGATGCTATTGCAGGGATCATGATTATGGTGATTAATGTGGTAGGCGGTTTAATTATTGGTGTGGGTCAACATGATTTGACTTTAGGTGATGCAACGAGTGCTTATACTTTACTTACCATTGGGGATGGTTTAGTGGCTCAAATACCCGCATTGATTATCTCGACAGCAGCAGGTGTGATTGTTACACGCGTTGCGACTGATGAAGATGTAGGCGAACAGATGGTTAGCCAATTATTTAATAACCCAAGAGTAATGTGGCTGAGTGCAGGTGTTTTAGGATTAATTGGTTTGATCCCCGGAATGCCAAATTTTGTTTTTTTACTTTTCACTGCTGTGCTAGCAGGACTTGGCTGGTATTTACTCCAGAAAACGCAATATTCAAACAATTTATCTGCTGAAGTTCAGGAAAACGTATTTCAAGAAGCGAATAAGATGGTTGAAGCAACATGGGAGGATGTGCAGTTAGAAGATGTGCTGGCAATGGAAGTTGGGTATCGCTTGATCCCGTTGGTAGACAATGATCAGCAAGGTGAACTTCTTGGGCGTATTCGCGGGTTGAGAAAAAAATTCGCAAAAGATATTGGTTATTTACCTCCAGTGATACATATCTGTGATAACTTGGAATTATCACCTTGCGAATATAGAATATTAATTAAAGGTGCTGAGGTTGGTCGTGGCGAAGTTCAGCCAGAGCGAATGTTAGCAATCGACCCTGGAAATGCCATTGGTACATTAGATGGTGATATGACAAATGAGCCAACATTTGGTTTACCAGCAATATGGATTGATGAAGATTATTTAGAACAAGCACAAACTCAAGGCTATACAGTTGTTTCAGCTAGCACAGCGATAGCCACGCACTTTAATCAAATCTTATTAAAAAATTCAAGTATTTTATTTGGGCGTCAAGAAGCACAAATGCTGTATGAGAGAGTCAAAAAAGAGCTGCCAAAATTATCTGATGATTTAATACCAGACATAATTTCACTTTCAACTTTGCACCGTGTATTACAAAACCTATTAAATGAAGATATTCCTATTCGTGATATGCGCACGATTCTGGAAACATTAATAGAAATGGTGGGTGAAAATGGCGAAAATAAACAGATTGATTATTTAACGGCACAAGTGCGGATTGCACTTGGAAGATCCATTACACAACAATTGTTTGGTAATGAGCAAGAATATCAAGTCATTGGGCTGGATACTTGTCTTGAGACAATTTTATTACAGGCTACTAAAAATGGCGGTGCTATTGAGCCAAATTTAGCAAATTTAATTCAAGTGCAAATTGAAGAAGCGATTAGCCATCAAGAGACGATTTGCGCTTCGGTAGTATTAGTTGTGCATCATGAATTACGCTTGTTATTATCACGATTTTTACGACGTACTTTGCCACAATTAGCTGTCATATCTTATCTAGAATTAAATAGTCATTGTAAAATTAAGATCACATCACTCATCAAAGGTGAATAA
- a CDS encoding flagella synthesis protein FlgN produces MNDNLQDLLEHQLTNLQSLYFIMEKECEFLNQHPTPTNQLQELLEKKRVLINIIENNEKKRFHIEQNFNIQEPYQENTVLHNLWCSIKKITVSLKNQNSQNNKILKCYMEFNHQQINLMRKYHSQSTYSANGLEKPDTLLGKNFSI; encoded by the coding sequence ATGAACGATAATCTACAAGATCTATTAGAACATCAGTTGACAAATTTACAATCTCTCTACTTTATCATGGAAAAGGAGTGTGAATTTTTAAATCAACACCCAACTCCGACAAACCAACTCCAAGAGTTGCTAGAAAAGAAACGTGTATTAATTAATATTATAGAAAATAATGAAAAAAAACGATTTCATATTGAACAAAACTTTAATATACAAGAACCTTATCAAGAAAATACTGTATTACATAATTTATGGTGCTCAATAAAAAAAATTACTGTCTCACTTAAGAATCAAAATTCCCAAAATAATAAAATATTAAAATGCTATATGGAATTTAATCATCAACAAATTAATCTCATGAGAAAATATCATAGCCAATCAACATACTCTGCTAATGGTTTAGAAAAACCTGATACACTTTTAGGCAAAAATTTCTCAATTTGA
- a CDS encoding flagellar biosynthesis anti-sigma factor FlgM produces the protein MTIKQTLIIPMPTKQAKCEKQETAISLSNQEISATQNPKEILFSLSEVHKKLLQPQPSDINMDKIIQLKKAIQCNTLHIESTKIAKNIVVSSHEYIQLIHKK, from the coding sequence ATGACAATCAAACAAACGCTAATAATACCAATGCCAACTAAACAGGCTAAATGTGAGAAACAAGAAACAGCAATTTCTTTATCAAATCAAGAAATATCAGCAACACAAAACCCTAAAGAGATCCTATTTTCATTGAGTGAAGTACACAAGAAACTATTACAACCTCAGCCTAGCGATATCAACATGGATAAAATCATACAGCTTAAAAAAGCCATTCAATGTAATACATTACACATAGAATCAACAAAAATAGCTAAGAATATCGTAGTTAGTTCTCATGAATATATACAATTGATTCATAAAAAATAA
- the flgA gene encoding flagellar basal body P-ring formation chaperone FlgA, protein MKYFYIPLFFNLLFFSSIVESSLSEYINDYFHKIYPAPYQVSVTINTSKAYWPKCEKPKILSPIGRRFAGTISLPVQCDKQTQFIQLAVNVTTGYYVAAHNIERNKAIQLADLIEKKGLLHQLPDNVVINKMSLQGDITLQKIYSDQILTHSLFRKPWAIKSGQLVYVFVNGNNFSVKYEGRAMSNAKLGDDIRILLLNGQTIHGKALENGSVMITIK, encoded by the coding sequence ATGAAATATTTTTATATTCCGTTGTTTTTTAATTTATTATTCTTCTCTTCAATAGTAGAGTCTTCATTATCGGAATATATTAATGATTATTTTCATAAAATATATCCTGCACCTTATCAAGTATCTGTTACTATCAATACATCAAAAGCATATTGGCCTAAATGTGAAAAGCCTAAAATACTTTCACCTATAGGTAGACGCTTTGCTGGGACAATTTCTTTACCTGTTCAATGTGATAAGCAAACACAATTTATACAACTTGCTGTAAATGTCACCACTGGTTATTATGTTGCTGCACATAATATTGAGCGGAATAAAGCTATTCAATTAGCTGATCTTATAGAGAAAAAAGGATTATTACATCAATTACCTGATAATGTTGTTATCAATAAAATGAGCCTACAAGGCGACATTACACTACAAAAAATTTACTCAGATCAGATATTAACCCATTCTCTATTTCGTAAACCCTGGGCAATTAAGTCGGGCCAATTAGTATATGTTTTCGTAAATGGGAATAATTTTTCTGTAAAATATGAAGGACGTGCAATGAGTAATGCAAAATTAGGGGATGATATTCGTATTTTGTTGCTAAATGGCCAAACTATTCATGGTAAAGCACTGGAAAATGGTAGCGTGATGATCACAATAAAATAA
- the flgB gene encoding flagellar basal body rod protein FlgB has protein sequence MIDKLNSIFTFQQKALSIREVQQAVLASNIANADTPGYQSRAIDFNHQLKQVIHHNMINKKSRSLTITNKSHIERQGTYLTFFDLKYRVPYQTAMDGNTVDMDIERSHLLDNTLKYQADLTFINNHIKNMQSVLQQG, from the coding sequence ATGATTGATAAGTTGAACTCTATATTTACTTTTCAGCAAAAAGCATTATCTATACGAGAAGTTCAGCAGGCTGTATTAGCATCCAATATTGCGAATGCAGATACACCCGGTTATCAATCTCGTGCTATTGATTTTAATCATCAATTAAAACAAGTAATACACCATAATATGATAAACAAGAAAAGTCGTTCTCTTACCATTACGAATAAAAGTCATATTGAAAGGCAAGGAACATATTTAACATTTTTTGATCTCAAATATCGAGTTCCTTATCAAACTGCTATGGATGGAAATACTGTTGATATGGATATTGAACGTAGTCATCTTCTCGATAATACCTTGAAATATCAAGCTGACCTGACATTCATTAATAATCATATTAAAAATATGCAATCTGTTTTACAGCAAGGATAA
- the flgC gene encoding flagellar basal body rod protein FlgC produces MGLLSIFDIPSSALTAQSQRLNVSASNMANSQSVIGPDNTPFQAKQVIFRLAAHKHQQIGGVYVSQIVDDPSPPRLEYKPNHPLADEKGFVHMPNVDMVGEMVNTISASRSYQANLEVMNIAKILLQKTLMLGQ; encoded by the coding sequence ATGGGGCTATTAAGTATTTTTGATATTCCATCTTCGGCGTTAACGGCTCAGTCACAGCGTTTAAACGTCAGTGCAAGTAATATGGCGAATTCGCAAAGTGTCATTGGTCCAGATAATACACCATTTCAAGCTAAGCAAGTTATTTTTCGATTAGCAGCACACAAGCATCAGCAAATTGGCGGAGTATATGTAAGTCAAATAGTTGATGATCCGTCACCACCTCGTTTGGAATATAAACCCAACCATCCATTAGCGGATGAAAAAGGTTTTGTACATATGCCAAATGTCGATATGGTCGGTGAAATGGTCAATACAATTTCAGCTTCTCGCAGTTACCAAGCTAATTTAGAAGTCATGAATATAGCAAAAATACTTTTACAAAAAACCTTAATGTTAGGTCAATAA
- a CDS encoding flagellar hook assembly protein FlgD, with the protein MSILAPINEPLNNSASISEPLNNHVPKKSQSDDMRDTFLKMIVTQMQNQDPTNPLDNKELTSQLAQIASLESMNRLSDHIGGISQQINTGQSLQATQLVGKGVLIPGNEIMLGRKNIAEDKIHPTSNVSTHSFTMFNSHNLADKSENFINDYISSPFGFQLSKNAENVEIIIRDKNKNIIRNFNYDKPLKADLYDLYWDGKDNQGNYVLNTNGKYFFDVKATNNGSDVSVTKLGYSRVNGVVSGEDAPLLDVGIGQSIPLRHILKVYPNS; encoded by the coding sequence ATGAGTATTTTAGCTCCCATCAATGAACCATTAAATAATTCCGCTTCAATTTCAGAACCATTAAATAATCATGTTCCAAAAAAATCACAATCTGATGATATGCGTGACACATTTTTAAAAATGATTGTGACACAAATGCAGAATCAAGATCCAACTAATCCTTTGGATAATAAAGAGTTAACTAGCCAATTAGCTCAAATTGCCTCACTAGAAAGTATGAATCGATTAAGTGATCATATTGGAGGGATTTCTCAGCAAATTAATACCGGACAATCTTTACAAGCAACTCAACTAGTTGGCAAAGGGGTTTTGATTCCCGGAAATGAAATTATGCTTGGCCGTAAGAATATTGCTGAAGATAAAATTCATCCTACCAGCAATGTATCGACTCATTCTTTTACCATGTTCAATAGCCATAATTTAGCCGATAAATCAGAAAATTTTATTAATGATTATATTTCTTCTCCATTTGGCTTTCAATTATCAAAAAATGCCGAAAATGTTGAAATTATTATTCGCGATAAAAACAAAAATATTATCCGTAATTTTAACTATGACAAGCCTTTGAAAGCTGATCTTTATGACCTTTATTGGGATGGTAAGGATAATCAAGGGAATTATGTTTTAAATACTAATGGTAAATATTTCTTTGATGTTAAGGCCACTAATAATGGCTCTGATGTTAGTGTGACTAAACTGGGATATTCACGTGTTAATGGTGTGGTGTCAGGGGAAGATGCACCATTATTAGATGTGGGAATAGGGCAAAGTATTCCTCTTCGCCATATTTTAAAAGTTTATCCTAATTCTTAA